In Sphingobium sp. Z007, one DNA window encodes the following:
- the chrA gene encoding chromate efflux transporter, translating into MTTRIASTASIGSPRDHGIALREATGVWARIAALSFGGPAGQIAVMHRILVEEKKWIGEERFLHALNYCMLLPGPEAQQLAIYIGWLLHKTRGGLIAGALFVLPGFLAILALSYIYVLMGHSPLIEGLFFGLKAAVLAVVIHAVVRVGSRALRNNVMRGIALAAFIAIFFLAAPFPLIILIAGCIGYVGGRSGIAQFQGGGGHGPAHGAPVHDRDTALGEQLPDHARPHLGWSLRISSILLILWLGPVLGLFLTLGPDHVFTRIATFFSQMAVVTFGGAYAVLAYVAREAVGSLGWLQPGEMLDGLGMAETTPGPLIMVTQFVGFLAAFRDAGTMPPLLAATLGAILTTWVTFLPCFLWIFAGAPFIERLRGNRALSAALTAITAAVVGVILNLALWFAIHTLFGQVQRIGVVDLPVLRSVNVPALLLYIGAMIALFRFKIGMLPVLGACAAIGAAYVLLA; encoded by the coding sequence ATGACCACCAGGATCGCCAGCACCGCATCCATCGGCTCGCCACGCGATCACGGCATTGCCCTGCGGGAAGCCACCGGCGTCTGGGCGCGGATCGCGGCGCTCAGTTTCGGTGGCCCGGCCGGGCAGATCGCGGTGATGCACCGCATCCTGGTGGAGGAGAAGAAATGGATCGGTGAAGAGCGTTTCCTGCATGCGCTCAATTACTGCATGCTGCTGCCCGGTCCCGAAGCGCAGCAACTGGCCATCTATATTGGCTGGCTGCTGCACAAGACCAGGGGCGGGCTGATCGCCGGGGCGTTGTTCGTGCTGCCCGGTTTTCTCGCTATATTGGCGCTCAGCTATATCTATGTGCTGATGGGCCATTCGCCGCTGATCGAAGGATTGTTCTTCGGATTGAAAGCGGCGGTGCTGGCCGTCGTCATCCATGCCGTGGTCCGGGTGGGGTCTCGCGCGCTGCGCAACAACGTCATGCGCGGCATCGCGCTCGCGGCGTTCATCGCGATCTTCTTCCTGGCCGCGCCCTTCCCCCTCATCATCCTGATTGCGGGCTGCATCGGCTATGTCGGCGGACGCAGCGGCATCGCGCAATTCCAGGGCGGCGGCGGCCATGGTCCGGCCCATGGCGCGCCGGTTCATGATCGCGACACGGCGCTGGGCGAACAATTGCCCGATCATGCCAGGCCGCATCTGGGATGGTCGCTGCGCATATCCTCGATCCTGCTGATCCTATGGCTGGGGCCGGTGCTGGGCCTGTTCCTGACCCTGGGGCCGGACCATGTTTTCACCCGGATCGCCACTTTCTTCAGCCAGATGGCCGTGGTCACCTTTGGCGGCGCCTATGCCGTGCTGGCCTATGTCGCGCGGGAGGCCGTGGGCAGCCTGGGCTGGTTGCAGCCGGGCGAAATGCTGGATGGCCTCGGCATGGCGGAAACGACGCCCGGACCGCTCATCATGGTGACGCAATTTGTAGGCTTCCTGGCTGCGTTCCGGGATGCCGGCACGATGCCTCCGCTGCTGGCCGCGACGCTTGGCGCGATTTTGACAACATGGGTGACCTTCCTGCCTTGCTTCCTGTGGATTTTCGCGGGCGCGCCGTTTATCGAGCGATTGCGCGGCAATCGCGCGCTGTCGGCGGCGTTGACGGCGATCACCGCCGCGGTCGTCGGGGTGATATTGAACCTTGCTCTGTGGTTCGCCATCCACACATTATTCGGTCAGGTCCAGCGGATCGGCGTCGTCGACCTGCCGGTGCTGCGGAGCGTCAATGTTCCCGCACTGTTGCTGTATATCGGCGCGATGATCGCGCTGTTCCGCTTCAAGATCGGGATGTTGCCGGTGCTGGGCGCCTGCGCCGCGATCGGGGCGGCCTATGTCCTTTTGGCCTGA
- a CDS encoding YciI family protein has translation MRVMVLVKATEDSERGYHPSPETDAMMAAMGRFNDALRDAGILVMADGLTPSCRGKRVTFDGADRNVIDGPFAQPRELLAGFWIWEVKDMDEALAWVKRCPNPMPGPSEIEIRPFHELE, from the coding sequence ATGCGCGTGATGGTGCTGGTGAAGGCGACCGAAGACAGCGAAAGAGGTTATCACCCCTCGCCCGAAACGGACGCGATGATGGCCGCCATGGGCCGCTTCAATGATGCTTTGCGCGATGCCGGGATATTAGTGATGGCAGACGGCCTCACCCCCTCCTGTAGAGGCAAGCGCGTCACCTTTGACGGAGCCGACCGCAATGTCATCGACGGCCCCTTCGCCCAGCCGCGCGAATTGCTTGCGGGCTTCTGGATCTGGGAGGTCAAGGACATGGACGAGGCCCTCGCCTGGGTGAAGCGCTGCCCCAATCCCATGCCGGGGCCGAGCGAAATCGAGATCCGGCCCTTCCACGAACTGGAATGA
- a CDS encoding glycosidase, which yields MAHYPVDRLIVVPDDIDLTRSPLRSSLQADTFVLGAFNPGMTRLPNGNLLLMVRIAEALSAPIEGDMIRAIRWEAGRYVLDAWPIDAVETADPRTFMLKGQDWHVIALTSLSWLLPVELSPDGLHVIAWHYDRVIAPAADSQCYGVEDARISRIDGRYWMTTCSVSPERQATTLYSSPNALDWRCEGLVLDHQNKDMLLFEGLIAGRYWAQTRPLGDLFFAYPPGSAWRAGPSINLATSPDGLHWKPHDRPGIRPRADTEATARIGGGAPPILTDEGWLSLWHGVAPNDGVGAYRTYWSILDRDDPSRVMRTDHRPLLEAAPWLTAPLAHQMYLHDIVFTTGIVDAGDHYIVASGEADLACRITYVKHDRFSPI from the coding sequence ATGGCGCACTATCCCGTTGATCGACTGATCGTCGTGCCCGACGATATCGACCTTACCCGATCGCCGCTGCGTTCGTCGTTGCAGGCCGACACTTTCGTTCTGGGCGCGTTCAATCCGGGCATGACGCGGCTGCCCAACGGCAATCTGCTGCTGATGGTGCGGATCGCCGAAGCCCTGTCCGCGCCCATTGAGGGCGACATGATCCGCGCGATCCGCTGGGAGGCGGGGCGCTATGTGTTGGATGCATGGCCGATCGATGCCGTCGAAACCGCCGACCCGCGCACGTTCATGCTCAAGGGGCAGGACTGGCATGTGATCGCCTTGACATCCCTATCCTGGCTGCTGCCGGTGGAACTGTCGCCCGATGGCCTGCATGTGATCGCCTGGCATTATGACCGCGTCATCGCGCCGGCCGCGGATAGCCAATGCTATGGCGTTGAGGATGCGCGGATCAGCCGGATCGATGGCCGCTACTGGATGACCACATGCTCGGTCAGCCCAGAGCGCCAGGCCACCACGCTCTACAGCTCCCCCAATGCTCTGGATTGGCGATGCGAAGGGCTGGTGCTCGATCATCAGAACAAGGATATGTTGTTGTTCGAAGGGCTGATCGCTGGCCGCTACTGGGCGCAGACCAGGCCGTTGGGCGATCTCTTTTTCGCCTATCCGCCCGGCAGTGCCTGGCGCGCGGGGCCTTCCATCAACCTTGCGACATCGCCCGATGGTCTGCACTGGAAACCCCATGATCGTCCCGGTATTCGCCCGCGCGCCGATACCGAGGCGACAGCGCGCATCGGTGGCGGGGCGCCGCCGATCCTGACCGACGAAGGCTGGCTCAGCCTTTGGCACGGAGTAGCGCCCAATGATGGCGTCGGCGCTTATCGCACCTACTGGTCTATCCTGGATCGAGACGATCCCAGCCGTGTCATGCGCACCGACCACCGGCCTCTGCTCGAAGCGGCACCCTGGCTGACGGCGCCGCTGGCGCACCAGATGTATCTCCACGATATCGTGTTCACGACGGGTATCGTCGATGCGGGCGATCATTATATCGTGGCGTCTGGCGAGGCTGACCTGGCCTGTCGGATAACCTATGTTAAACATGACCGGTTCAGTCCAATTTAA